The Malus sylvestris chromosome 8, drMalSylv7.2, whole genome shotgun sequence genomic interval CTCTAAATTGGCACACAAAAAACAAGTTATTAAGGAGACCAGTTTAATATTGTAATTAATTTCACATAATGGTTCTTTACATTTCCAAAAAGGAAGAGCACAATATATTAACCTTAATATATCAAAGACAACACCAACCTTCCTTTCcttcttattcttttttttttttttatgaaagaccaaattaaaagaaaaacataaccAAAGTATAAGAAATTACAGCAGACACAtaaaaccaaataacacaatGCTTATATGCTTTATGCACATATATACGTACTGCCACCGCTATTCAATAGTAGCCTCATGTAAACAGATCATGCACTGCCATTAGAGCAAGCGGACCTCCGCTTACTTGTCACGCCCTTCAACTTGCCCTTCATACCCACCGGCACCACGCTCCCCACCGCTCTGCCCACCTTGCCTGCCATGTTCCCCACCTTGCTCACCGCCTTGCCTACCACGTTCCTCTTGGCCACCTTCTTCCCAGCCTTGACCACCTTTGCCTCCCTGGCCACCGCCTTGGTCACCTTGCCCACGGCCTTGCCTACCACGTTCCACTTGGCCACCTTCTTCCCAACCTTGACCACCTTCGCCTCCCTGGCCACCATCTTGCTTGACATGTTCCCAACCTTGGCCACCGCCCTGCTTGCCACGTTCCTCTTCGCCACCTTCTTCCCAGCGCTGACCACCTTTGCCTCCCTGGCCGCCGCCTTGGTTGCTGCTTATCTGGATCTGAATAGTCTTGGGCTTCTTCTGCTCTGGCGGCGGCTTCTTCGCAACTGTCACAGTCAGCACCCCATCCTGACACTCGGCCGAAATCCTCTCAATATCGGCGTTGTCCGGCAGCACAAACTTCTTGAGATACTTCCCGAGCCTCCTCTCCATCCTCAAGTACTTGATCCCCTGATCCctctccttctctttcttcctctcccCGCTCACCACCAGCACGTTGTCCTCCTCAATCTTCACATTAATCATATCCGGCCTCAGCCCTGGAACATCCACCACGAAAACGTAGGCATCTTTAGTCTCCTTCACATCTGCGGGTGTGGCGGCCATGGCCTTCGCCTCCCGGACGTACCGGCGAGAGGGGGCCTGGTAGCTTTGTTGGTTCTGCTCGTCGGAGATGTCGAGCAGGTCGTGCAGGGTCTCCAGCAAGTTGGGATCGAAACCCAAGTTCCTCAGGCTCATCACTTCCATACCCACGACAATGAAAACGATGATATAGTATTCTGTAAATAAATTTGGTGCGTTTTTGTTAGGGTTTCGGAGAGGTTATATAGAGAGGGAAAATGCGAAGCGGTGGTGTTTGTGATTATATCGATAGGGTTTGTCCCGATGCCCCTGCTACGTGGGGTTGAGATGGAGGTTTGGGTGGTCTACGTGGCATGCCTAGATGGCTAgtacaaaattacaaatgcATGGGGAGAAGATGTGGCAAGCCTACTCCTCTCACGTGGAGATCTATTTTTCTTCATGGAAATCCAAAGTTGAGAGATATATCTGAGTTCCAAAGCTATATAGTTTCAGCTTCTGGCATGTTCTGCGTCATGGGATGTTCTACAGACTACAGTACTCTACCACGgccctcaaaaaaaaaatataaacgtGTGCAGCTCAAAAATTTTCACTTTTTTCATTAAGAAAATTAGTCGAGCACTTTACttgttaatgaaaaaaattccatcacagtttttatttattgagGAATTCAAGCAAAACTTAGGAAATTTGGCCACTGCTATCTCATATGTTCCATAAATTAAAGAACTGGTCGTTATTTCCAAAAGAACAATGACCATAATTAAGGATGCTATCTAATCGTTTATGGCtcatttgaaaatgtttttcCAAAAGAACAATGACCATAATTAAGGATGCTATCTAATCGTTTATGACtcatttgaaaatgtttttaaaattattgaaaGTGTTAGAGaatagttttgaattttaaaagcatttaaaAAGCTTTCTATAGAAAAGACCACATGTATTAAGGATGCTATATAATAATTTAAGGCTCGTttagaaatatttttaaaataatataaatgcTTAAAAAAAAGATTCCAAAAGCAATTAAAGTGTTTCCCAcatgattcacttgcattttaaatactttttctAGAATTCACTTGTATTTGTATCTTAACTaagaattcatttaaaaatattttaactcaaatcttttttaatcattttaaaaatatttttcaacGAACTCttataatattatataaaatttcaaaattttctcataTTTTATGAGGAATGAATTCCTGTTTTCTCGTTCTGTAATATAAGAATAAAgtagtattattttatttcttgtCACCCAGCGTCAAGTGCGTATACAACTTATGTTCAGTCCGTAACTGATGTCTTTCTGTCAAATGTACACAAATGTAAATGTACAGTTAGGCCCTTAGGCCCGTATTTAGAATTTGGGGCTATAAACGAGCTTTTGAAGTGGAGCTCTAAAGTTCtatgtgacacaccccgtcccgaaggagggcatgctggccgtcacgtgagagtgacgtaaccatttgcacagtacggaagttttaagatacaatttataagttgatacacccgaaggtgagtcctaattttgtccaatctgtcagaacaccgtcgaattcctcgtagtcaccacacctttgtgattcctgaacctggaggggcgcaaaaccaaaattgagtgggtcagtaaaacaattcttttccaaatccaaacatttctcaaaacgttgtaacccctctccgtaaaacctgtatactttcccagaaatgtaaaatataaatatacatatatattctcaaaacttcataactactatctcaacatttttctttatcaatcatgccatgccatgtctaattcaacagttaagtatggatgcatcaacaataatcatatcaggtgcaagaaagtaatcaaccggaggccctctaatagcctgtacggttgaacctagagctcaaaatctatcactctcactctgccggagtcacctctgtgacccgtccggccttctgcacacaagttacgctctagtgcttctcataaatcatctgtgcacataatctaaggtcacccaccagtcggaatctcactaacactctcgcgactggcctgtcgtacccactccgcgtggactgtacgactagcatttacttggatccaagacgagcgtgcgatgcggtgaatactataagcactaaactatggtgcaggatttgagctcaatatacatcaacatcatcataacagaaataaatactcacatgtgcgtccaccgcaccatttcatacatatgcatcataaatcaattcttacctgtgcgtccaccgcaccaattcatacatatgcatcatatattaattcatgcatggcatttcaactcacatttctatatacttttcatatcaattctatgcatggtatttcacttcccgtttttccacataactcatatgcatttcattttaaacatattttcatttcaattcaatttctgggaaacgtcaagtatatatatatacggaaaacaaaactgcccactcacctggagttcgtccaacaactccctagcaccacacatcaaggcgtcatgacgatcgccgcctagaatagtaatcaaatccaggctcagaattcatatcgatagaatatataacttatataaaatacgtcactatgttgatcgatccggaagatctgccactcagattttaaatccaaaacttccagaggtccacaatatatctctaggataacatcctaaaatttcattaccatccaacggtcggatctccgtcaatttccaaaactaagtgacggttaacattttatattatggacttacaattccaattccggaagatccgtaactcggattcccaatccgtaagttccaataatcctcaaatattacgtattacaacgtatcaaagtttggtgacgatccaacggtcggatcatcaattcacattttcacctaaatgtgaaaactataaaacgttatttgaacacctaaccaacaatccttaataactttctcatacggtgctcaaattgggtatatgaatataccacggtgatctactcgacgtcacggacgtcgacatatttttaaaataattttatttttatttttattttttaactgtagcaccttcttcttccttgggtcgccggactggtttttccggcggccgttttctgggcagtttttcaaattgccataactttgtcatttctcaacgaaatcaagtgattcaaaaacgaaagttgtagcccttgaagatacaaagagaatggtacctttcataacacctagttcgccgtggtttggccggaaactgactcgaaagcctcggaggtcgccggaaactgggtatttttcaaatgagtataacttcttcaatactcaacgaaattgagtgaaaaaaaaaggaaagttgtagtacttgacgagaagaagagattgatacctacctcgactcctaactctctggggattcgccggaaaaagcctcgaaagctccggccaaactttgaacttgtcgatctccgtgttcttacgtccaaaaacttccaacgaagcactccgagcttccttgggacctcaccaagctcgctgtgatcttgttttagccTAAATCGTAACCATTTAAAAGATCATGAACAGTACCATTTCACGGGAActttgaaactagggttttccgaagcaaaacttacttgaaatggataccatcgtGATCGTGAAGTCTTCAGGGTTCCAATGGTGGTCTTAGATTCGTcgttggtatagatttagggtggttttgtggtggtccgtgtgagttcgaaggagagggagagagaactgagagtaatcgtgagggaggagagagagagagacaaggtACGGGAAttgtgtgagttcgaaggagagggagagagaactgagagtaatcgtgagggaggagagagagagagacaaggtACGGGAATTGGGGAAGGTTttgagggatgtggggatcccacgtgtCCAACTCAATCCAAATTGTTAAATTTTCACCCCTTAGTCCCGTTTAAGGGCATTTTCAtcttttcacgtcctcggaattaaaattccgggacgggctgtgacactatGACTCTCGGTTCTTTATACATAGTCCTGAAAATTTGGGGCTATAGACGAGCCTTTGAAGTGGAGCTTTTGAAGTGGAGCTCTAAAGTTCTATGACTCTCGGTTCTTTATACATAGTCCTGAAAATTTGGGGCTATAGATGAGCCTTTGAAGTGGAGCTCTAAAGTTCATTGACTCTCTGTTCTTTATacatatgtattaaaaaaaaaaaaaacctcgccaaatacacaaaaaaaataatatttctacatcaaatataattaaaatttgatataaaaaaaagagatagatatacaaacattacttaaatattataCGTCTCACATTTTTAGATGCAAATGTACTAAATTTTTGCAGTCAATAGTAAAAAATTGagagtgaagaaaaataaaacttaattgaCGAGTATAATAAATTCAACGCTAAATTATttctcttgtgttttttttttcaacatcaACATCACACTAATGAATCGAATATTAAAATAACCCAATTATTGATAAGCAAACTAtaaatttaaagtttttattaccttaaagtacaatCTTCAAGACCATGTGATAGTTGATTTAAACATTCGAAAGAAATAGAGTGTGTgtgaagttgaaagaaaaaaagattgcaaagagacttaagttttataattttttataattttatatgcaTTTGAAAGATGGATTAGGagtaatttgaaagaaaaaaaaaattagtgacTAAAAAGGTAGCTCCATATTTCGAACTCAACACCTTTGAAGTTGGCCTCCCAAATTTTTGATTCCCCAAAGAAACCTTAACTCATCCCTCTCAAGCGTAGGATTGCCAATTCGAATGGCGACCATGGCAATTTTCCAGTTCAACTCCTTATCTctcttccttttatttttctatcCAAATCCCTCCCTCACTTCCCTCCGCCTTTTTTCCTGTCCAATCACGGGTGATAATCAGAACCGGGTTCTAAGAGTTTAAGTCACGGGGGCTGCGGTCAGTGAAGAAGGCTACTTGCGACGAATTTAGAGAAGACAAGAGAGCAGCGAGATCTAGTCCTAGCTAATACCATACTATTGGTGGGGATTAGTTAGAGCCAGTTAGCGAGGCCCGAAGTTGAGGTGAGTTCGAGCTAGTGTCATTAAAGCTAAGCCTTTGATGTGTCAAACATTGGACTACACTATCTATTAGTCTAGTCGAATCCAGTGAAAGCTAAGGATgtcaaacaaacacaccctaaaatgataaaacaaaattcaagcaAAAAATTACAGTATATGTAGTCTGAGATTTCTGATTTTTGTAGTTTGTGGATTTGATTCAAGCAAAAAGGGGGATGAGATTCAAGCAAAAAGGGAGGCGGAGGgaatttttggttttggtggAAAAGGAAGACTAGTTTGTGGATTTGATTCAAGCAAAAATGGGAGGcagaaagattttttttttttttatggttttggtggAAAAAGGAGGAGGGAATACTAAAGGGAGAAATTATTAGAAAActctaacactatgtttggattaAGGAAAATAAATACTCTGCCATGTGTCATTTATTTATTGGTGGGTACTACCAGCTGTTAGTACCACGTGGTGGTACCGTGCCATCTAATAATTTTTCCACAGTGAGGTAGCAGCTGTGGAGTGCTCTCATCTCATATCACAACAATCCCTGAAATGTCGTTCCTGAAACTAAGGTACTTTCTGCTACTTGATGCTTGCTCAACGCTCAGCTTGTGTTTTGTATGTAAATAAGTTAGAGATTTCCTTCATTGATCGCTTTTTGGATTTTGAGTATGTTCAGTTTAGTCTCCAAACTATTATGAATTGAGGTAGATTACGGAAAACAATGGCAAATAGGATAATAACATATTAAGAAACTGCACTTTCGTAGAACTTAGTGATGAACACTGTGCTTCGTCTTCGTGTATGCAGTCTTGAAGTGAATCCACATCAACTAGGAGAATtaataattttgtttattttcttatcCCATATGTTACATTCGCTCGACACTGCATTGGATGACcctataacaaaaaaatttattttgacaaTTATTATGTGGAACACCATGCTGCACTAGATATAAGTACTTATTCATGAAACTCAATATAAATTTCACAAGAAGTTTTAGGCGTCTCTCTAATCCCACTTTCTTAAGTGATTCACAgattaagtttagttttatgtcaCTTAGTTGTGGGGAAGGGGTGGAGAGTAGGCCGATGTCTTTACACTTTGATTTGTTCACTGATTTCGACTGCAAAGGTAGTAGAAAAGGTAATAAGCCTTCTACTAAAATGTAGAGTCAATCTTCTGCTAACATGTCAGGGCAAGTCAAGATTAATGAAAAGACAGTAGAAACTATTGACGGGCATCTTGAGGCTATCATTCATTTTCTAACCTTAAAAGTAAATTCCTGGAATATGTAGTGGAAGGAGGGCAAGTATTTGTGCGAATCTGAATAGTATTTGTCAAATATTTGGATGAATGTCTTATATATTGATTGTTGTAATGTTGAAACGTTTCTATATGCAATATatcttcaaaattcaaaacaactaTTTATTGAAAACAATCATAGGAATCTGAAAAAAGTATGAAATATGGACTTGCCTTCATTATTGAACTAGGAAAGCGAAAAACAAAACAGGCGTTTGACGAACTGATTGTGATCTGACTCAGATATGTGATGATGACGATGCCTCAGCGCCTTGATCGTGCCTCACCATAGAACCGATCTGGGATGATGCTTACACTTGAAATTTTTGCCTTTTTCCATTTCTGTAATCTGTAGTAATTATCATTTGATTACTGGGATGATTATTAGCAGATGCGTCATGGCTTGGTCCTGCCGAACCGAGCTGGATATGGCTCATAAACATAACCAACTTTGTCCAGATCATGCATATTTTCCCTCAAAGGTTTCTCCCATCCTAGATTAACCCCTATTCTCTTCACTGACCTAGGATAATTAGGTTTTGCAATAACTATTTCAACTTCAACTTCATCTCCGCCTTGCAAATTGAGCTTATCATTGGATAATTGTCCCTGCCAAAGGCCCTTTGGAAGAATAGTCTCTATATCCACATCAAAAAATTCTAAGCTTATGCAGGCCCGCAACTCAGTACGCTTAGTATTATTTATAACGGTAATGGCAAGAGGAAAATAGTCATTATTGATATCGTATTCGTCGTAAATGCAATACAAAGTCAGCCCTTCAAAATTACGATCATCACTTAGAGGGGAATAGCAAAACTGACTTTACTGCCATCGTTGCTAGATTGAAACCAATCAGGAACATAATTCCCATGGAGGACAATGCCATCAAATCCGCAAGAAGTCCATCCCTATATATACAATGCAAGTgtcatatatataattatatatattatatacatgTGCGTTTGTGTATGCATGTACACGATAGGAAGGCAATTAGAACTAGGGGATAAAGAGAGATACCTGTAGGATCTTCTTCTTAAAATCAATTGTGAGATTGGTGCAACCGTATGAATCCATGTCATGGAGCTTAATGACTTATCCAAGCCTGGAACCTCTGTGAGTTGGTATGAACCACTTAGGTTGAATTCTCTCATATTTGACATTTTCGAAAAATCGGGCATTGTTTTCAAGGCACGGCATCTAGACGCattcaaaaatttcaaatttgttggTAAATCATGGATTGTATGAAGGTCTCCGCAACGAGATAACAGCagagtttcaagcttggaaagACCACTGAGGCTGGGTAAGGTATGAAAATGATTACCTTTAAGATCCAAATATTGTAAAGAAATTAGCTTCCCAAGATATGGTACTTATGTTATGGGTAGTTTTGCATGCATTACTTCAAGATTTCTCAATGATATCATCTTCCCTAAATACTCAAGGCTGAAATTTGAACATCCATTAAGATGAAGAGTCTCAACAGATGTTGAATTATAGAAATCCTttggaagagaaaaaaagagtCTCTTTTAAGATGACCAATGGAGGGGTCAATCTCGGACAAATTGGGACAGTGCTCCAATATCAACTCTTCAAGGTTTGGGACTTGTGAAAAGTCCGGTGATTTAATTAGGGACGGGGAACAACCGAGATCAATGATTTTCAACTTCTAAAGAGACTGTTGcacaaaaccaaatgaaaattgaaattaatatcTAAAAGGAAGATGTCAtaagaaaagagaaggaaatccaaaaacaaaaagaaacagaacATCATCAGGTGTAATTGATTGTACCTTGGAACCTTCCCAAACTTGTACCAGTTTGCTCCACCGCATCTCTAAACCAACTAGTCTTGGTTGATTTAAAAAGTCATCTGGTATGGACTCTAAAGGGAATTCATGCCAGGACAACCATATTAACTCTTTGGGAAGATGTTTGTATTCGCCATAGAGCTCTATTGAGTCAAGCTGGAGCAATCTCGGTTTCGTCATATTGGCAAATGCTACTGTACTGAAACTAAACTGATTATAGGTTAGTATCCAATTATCAGGGGGATGTAGAGCAAGTCCTTCAACTTCTTCAGTTCCCTGTTAACAAAAGGTTATACAGAGTAAGATAAAGGATAATATGCATATATTTTACGTGATTTTGCCTAATTGAGCTTCTTAATGCAAATGCATACATTTATACATGAATGTTGTTTAATGCATAATAGACATGTGAGTTATATATGCTTTTCTTGTACGATGCATTAATCCATAATCTTATTGGGAATGTACTTACAGAGTTATTTGTCAATACATCGATGACCTCTTGATGGTTCCACAACCTACTCCATTTTCCAGGGTGACTAGGAGATTTTTTCACAAATGATTACTTTGGCCATTTCTCGAAGCAAATCATGCATATTCAACTCGTTGTATTCAACGGTTACAAGGGATCGTTCACAAAGAATCTTGATTCCTATTGTTGCAAAAAATCCACATCCATTTAATACTTTTGCGACATAGTCCTTGTCCCATCCAATAAAGAAACAAGATATGTCAAGGAATATAGCATTTTGTGTATCATCTAGCCCTTCAAAGCTTATTCTTAGTGGTTTTATTATGTTTCCATCAGGAGTTCTTTCCAATTTCTCGAATTCATTTTCCCACTCTACTAATGTTCTTTTAAACAAAAGAGATCCCAAAACTTCAAGGGCTAGTGGTAAACCTCCGCAATaagaaacaacttttttttaGGGTTCAAGATATTCTTCATTAGGGCA includes:
- the LOC126631739 gene encoding uncharacterized protein LOC126631739; this translates as MEVMSLRNLGFDPNLLETLHDLLDISDEQNQQSYQAPSRRYVREAKAMAATPADVKETKDAYVFVVDVPGLRPDMINVKIEEDNVLVVSGERKKEKERDQGIKYLRMERRLGKYLKKFVLPDNADIERISAECQDGVLTVTVAKKPPPEQKKPKTIQIQISSNQGGGQGGKGGQRWEEGGEEERGKQGGGQGWEHVKQDGGQGGEGGQGWEEGGQVERGRQGRGQGDQGGGQGGKGGQGWEEGGQEERGRQGGEQGGEHGRQGGQEERGREGGGQGGKGGQGWEEGDQEECGWQGGGQGGEPGRQGGQCGGEHGAGGYKGQS